acccccataaatggccgacgtgtTAGTCGAGGAGGTAAAAGGAAAGCTGcttatggagctgcttaaatgcagaaaatattgctagaaaatgtctgcttagcatgagctggtagtttagctggtagcCTCATTcttgtaagcattattttgttgcaattaactactttttgtgctttaagcagctctatgaaatcgggcccagctGTCAAAAGTGCCCCACAAGTAGGTTTAAtataagtattaaaaaaaaaaattgtaatattgTAGCTGTTTCTCTTTATGTCCTTAAATACAGTAAATGCACAAGTTTTCTAGATCGATGTCTGATAGTTTCATCCAAACTAATAatgatttcttttcttttttcaacaaaaaaaggaaataacttCAGAGGTTGAATTTAAATGCTTTGTATATTACTGGGTCCTAGCTATACCTGCActgtttaatttatattttattataatgCAGGAATTTTTGAAGGTTATGCTTATGTACAAAGAACAACCAAGTTCTAAGAGATGAGGGCGAATTATCCACAGCAATGCAGTGTATTATCATTGCAGGCATGATGCTTCACTCTTGCAAGGGCACCTCAATGTGGGAAATGTACGTTTCTACTGGAACACAAAGGGCGaaggggcaccatggcaatgaccaggccccaatttcatagagttgcttaagcataACGATTTGTTTAGGACAAcacaattgtgcttaccagaatagtgTTACccgctaaaataccatgtcatatgAACAAAATGtagctggtatcctgcttagttttgctaagcagaaaaatggtatgcaatattttctgcttaagcagctttatgaaattgggcccagaagcaTGGCAGTCGCCTCCATGAAGTGTCAGGCCTTCCATTGTTAAAAGGTACTGGAGAATGATAAGGTTAATTTGTGGCACCTGCTATTTAGAAACTGTCTCAATACACAACTCAGAATATACACAAATCACTCcagtaatttcttttttttttttagcataaatgtttttgttcagtGTTTTAATTGACTGTCACTGATTGCTATGTGTTGGTTATAAGCAATAGACAAGCAAATAAAACAAGCtaatattaaattaaatatttaacgTTTCTTTTCATTGATTCATTCAGGAATTCTCTGCAATTAAACACATACAATTATACAAAACAGTCATTTTTTAACGAACAAacttataaaaacaattgtaaaaccTTAACAATAAGACAAAATAAAGCTGAAATTACCTACATACAGGTACTACATTTAGTTTAAAATGTTGCCctggtaaacaaaaaagggaattaTTTCCTTGGGACTTTTAGCACTCTTTCTttaagtgtcgtggccgaaaGGTTAAGagaaccaaattcaaactctggtgtttctgatcagcaaagtgtgggttcaaatccccatccgtgacacttgtatccttaagcaagacacttaaccattgcttcgtccttcggatgggacgtaagctgttggtcccatgtgttgtgtaaatgcatgtaaaagaacccactgCACTTTAataaaaaagagaaggggttcgccccggtgttcctggctggattggcagcatattgcaccacagcaccttgtaaatcattacattgTGCTAAGGATTATGTCTTATAtgtcaaacgtagtcccactccttgcagtaataatacctggcgctttgtatcctttggcaaaaggcacgttataaatacgggtattattataactattatgGAAGAATTCAATAAATCATACAGTGAAAAGCAATTCCAAAATCTACAGATTTGTATCAGAAATTGTGGAAATAAAAACTAGCTCAATGCAATGATTTTCCTTGCTGCAATCGTCGATAGAACCAGTCTGTGTGAAGTGAGTGTGGCTTACAGTGGAACTACGTCACACTTACAAACAGCTGGGCCCAACTCCATAGAGGtgctttaaaagtaaaaaaaattgcttaacaatattctgctaagcagaaattagcaggataccagtcacaacattGTACATGCGACATGGTACTTTTGCTGGtacccttattctggtaaaaataatttaaagacactggacactattggtatttgtcaaagaccagtcttctcacttgctgtatctcaacatatgcataaaataacaaacctgtgaaaatttgagctcaatcggtcatcgaagttgcgagataataatgaaagaaaaaacacccttgtcacacgaagttgtgtgctttcagatgcttgattgcgagacctcaaattctaaatctgaggtctagaaatcaaattcgtggaaaattgcttctttctcgaaaactactctatttcagagggagtcgtttctcacaatgttttatactaccaacctctccatattactcattaccaagtaaggttttatgctaataattatgttgagtaattaccaatagtgtccactgcctttaatggtgcTTACGCAGtcattgaaattgggcccaggatagAGACAGGTTAGTCCACTTCTTCCACTTCTTAATCAAAATTTGCACCTTGAAGAAAAACTATTTACATGTAGAGATGTCATGTTTGTGCATTGTTGACCGGGAAATCTATCCTTTCATATTGTTGTACTGTGATATCTAAATGTTCCGCAAGCTCAGTGGGATTGGAGTAAAGAGATGGTACCACCGTCAGCTCTGGAATCCCTTTTTCCCTTGTGCTGAATTCACGTAGTATGTAACTCTCCCCAGCCTGCAAAGATCAATTATTTTAACTCAGTTTTTGGCAGATTTTGTTCTACACTTTCAGTTTCTTACCTTCGTTTGTTAacttaatattaataacaatattaacacTTTACTTAGAGTGCAAATATCTACGGATCACAGTATGTATTTGCCATCTCGGGGTTTattgtcttgtattttgttttgtactgttatggcaaataaaataacaacaataataaataataataataatccaagTAGCTAGGTCTTATTATCCCTGTTTATCAGGCATGCTTTAAGACCAATCCTCACTACATTCTTAACTCCTTTGGGAGCATACAATCCCAAACTGCTTTTATCAGCCTCAGGACACTGTTACCCAACAAAATACTACCTCAACCATCACAGTatcccatttatacacctgcagccgatttcacaaaatgctaggattaatcctatctcgagttaggacgagagaCCCGTTCTAACTtgtaggatgggttcaatgcgtcctacgtctttggatacggaacttcactcgtcctaagtccttagatcaatcctaagttaggaagagtttggtgaaatcgacggctggattAATAGTAGTGTTTATGGTTTTTGGTCAATGACACGAGTGTCATCACTGGGAATTGTACCCGCACACCAATAATTCAGCAACCAGGACTAGAGTCAAATGCGCAAGACTGATAGGCCATAACGCACCACAAAAACCAACTGACGAACAGTGACTTCTGAAATTGATATGCAGCTAGGAAATACACTTCTCAGAAAACTAACCAAAATCTACAAGTAGCAATTACAAATTTATATGTACAATAAATCATTCTCACCAAaaagtttttaatttcaaatcatAAGAAAGCTGGAAACAAAATGGTTTTACCTCATGAAAGATTCTTGTGTCGTTGATTCTTACAAGAACATCATCCACCCGTAGAAAAAATCTCAACAGAACGAAGAAACACGACTGCATGACTCGCTGTGGaacaacaattcaaacaatGAAAGTAAGTAGCATACAAGGGAGGGGGTGGCAAGATCTCAGTCAAAATGTGAAGTTTGGAGCATTATTCAAAGTTAAGTATTAGTTAAAAGCCAGAAGAGAAACTGACggtgtaaattttaaataatttttaattgaagaaagcaaaaattacaagttggtgatttgaaccaacgacccccGGATTAATGTGTCGGTGCTGTACttactgagctatctagccctataatGGCAATCtccatattttgttatatttatcTGTGTTAGTGGGTAAGCTTATAAGTGGGCTCCAGTCAGAAGCAATACCCCCTTTAACTGCTGTGCAGCCAGCGATCAcaaccaaatttacattaataATCTGGGAATGGGATGCAATTTGTATTAAACTACAATGGAAACTGCCAAGGTACATTTAAAAATCGGGGTTGCGCAATTTCATTATTTCTGAAACTTAAAACAATACAACATTCAATAAGGGTGGTCCACAGCCTTATACAAGGCGCCCGGAAGAGGCAATTTTTCCAGTGCATCATGGAAAAGGGTTGAGAAGTTTGTAGGTGCACTGCAGCACCTGCAGCAGGAGCCTGATTGGGTTTGCAAAGCAGCAACCAGCAAGGATTCTTTTGTCTGTGTTTACGGCAATGATGGTATTGTTTGTGTGAGAAGTGACATTTGTTTTAGAGAATCTTACCATTTTAACAATAAGTGATGCACTCCCATTATCTGCAAGCTCATCTTCAAACAGCGTCATCTCCTCATAAAAATGGATCTTTTCCCGTACCTTCAGCTTCTCCATGTCTATCTTTTGCTCCGATTGTGAAACCTGCATCGTACATATGAAGAATAAAGAAAAATTAGATGATCCATGACAGAATTGTGTTAATGTGGCATTTGTAACAATTCCCCAaactttttaaatcaaattaaaatgccTAAATTTTAGACTGAAGATATTTGCGACTCCATTTGATTCACCTTTATCAGGTACATGGTAATGTCTTAAAGCAGTATTGAATAGAGCAGTTGGTTTGCCAGGCAGAACAAGGCAAGTGCAAGCtcaagttaaaacaaatttcatataaaatatgaataatatGTTCCAGCTGAATGGGCCAGCTATGTTCAGACTTGCAGGCCTGAAATTTTATCTTTGAGTAGGGtaaggccaatttcattttgcaacgGGCACTGTCATTGaacaatcttaaagtctatgaaacttttgaagggtcACCAAGGCGTAGAACAGGGGCAGCAGAGGCCACGGCCTCACTGACCAGCATGTTATTCCACGCCTGGATTTGTATTCAAGTCAGGATGATCATAGATAGCACTGTGTGATATTACTTAATTTCATTACATATCCAAACAGTGTAAGCGCCAATAACataatgatttaaaaaagatgatgcagaaatgttcagtttttatATGTAGGAGGAGAACCACAAACAAGGAAACCCTTGCTATCAGGGTGATGCTGGAAACCCAATCCACTACGAGCTGTGGTCTGAGGAGGTGAACAGCAGAGAAATAAACCACTGAGCCATTCCCTAATCATCTCTCTAGAAATACAACCAAGTTTGAAAGTAGTCAAAGACAAGATAACACTGATCAGCATGATTTTGATACACATAAAAGATTTAGACggcaaattattattaaaaaaaaccttgatgaGACAGAGTTTATGTTGATGAACAGTACCTGAAGGTTTCCAAGTAGAGTTCCCTTGTAGTCTGTTGTATACGTCCAATCAAAGGGCTTCACAACTTTGTTGATGAATTCACAATCACTCCTACagataaacaaatcaaaatgtaaCACTTAATTCGTGATaaataagagcaccgaactcaagctctggggcttctgttcagcagagtgtggctttgaatcccggtcgtgacacttgtgtccatgagcACGACACTTAACGATAATTGCTTCTCtacacccaggggtaaatgggtacctgtgagggcagagatggttcttgtaattggtttagccgagtagcgcatatattgcgcacaggctgtgtactccccagggagctgagatggttgaaGGAATGATTTaatgcccaatgaccaggggttataatgtcaaaagcactttgagacacccctcggtcgtgaaaagcgctatataaaaacgggttattattaatattataaaactTTACCTAAACCTTTTCAAGCAACAAAAGCAcctctttatttatttgaaactgGTTCAAGATTCTACTTTGGTTTCTTTCACCTAACCCTAGCCTCTTCTACACATCCCCTCATCCATCAACCCCCCTCCACTCTAAACATAATAGCCACATTTTGATGTCAACACTGTACCTTGCCTCTTGCCACTTCTGTGCTGCAGCAACCTTGATGGGGTCATTGTGAGCATCAACTTGTTTCATGGAGTCAAATGCATTGAACTCGATACCAAACCCCTGAGAATTCTCAATCTTTAGCACATTGTCCCCAAACACCATCTCTGGTAGTTGGGGCAGTTCCAGCTCCTGATGGTACCtaaaaagcagaaaacaatcaaggaaattaaaaatatttaattaacTCCATAAATAACCTTATTATAaccttataattattattattattattattattattattattattaaataaccTGACTTCCAAAGCTTCATTCCAGGTGCAGGCCTTGTACTTGGTGATGGTGTCAGCGCAATAAACCTGTTAGAGCATATGTTGTGTGCCAGGCAATCTCAAGCTATAGTTTTTGCCTCTCTGTTGTATAGATTTTTGCACTTCtcgtcttttttattttttattgtatttaaatgttgtcattgtatttaaatatttttagtatttttatgTATGTTGTTGCTTAGGTTCTTGGCGTTAGGGTGaggtgctggtaacctctctaTTTAATCATGGTTTGCTCCTGGTGATTTTGTTCAGTTTAAATTTTATACCCTTTTTGTGGTGTTTAGACTGCCTTTTCTTTATttagtgttgtttttaaaatattgtattttagtGGAAAGCGCCTTGAGGCCTGGCATAAGGCGCTATATGAATacccttttattattattaatagttgGGCCGTCCAAACTGTAACATACTGAATGGACCCAGTCCCAACTTTTGTTGGAGTCATTCTACATTTGGTGCAGAACAGCTTTTTCACGAGTCCATATCTAATGATGTTTATTACACAACACCTAAAAGATCTGCCtgccatctgaaggacaaagcacttatgctgattttttttgtgtataaaacacaagtgtcaagaccaggactcgaacccacactctgctgatcagaactgGTGTGctagaccactcagccacgacacgctCCAAACTTCCAGtaataaacaacttttttgactATCAAATTAAATTATTGATCTGAATCCTACACTGAACCAGAGTAATGTCACAGTCCCAGAATtagtgttttaaaacaattacctCTCAAGCTGATCAGACTTCAGAATGTGCCCCTTAACTGATGTGATCGTCCATGGACCAAAATTAAAAGTCTCTGTTTTAGGAGATCGCAATGATGCAGCAACCCCGGACATTTTGCTTCAGAAGGACGTGTTAGATCTGCACAATGTAAAAAGAAACCGTTATAGCTGATGAGAGAATAACACGAATCAGGAAATATTCATGAGTTTAAAGTTCAGGATAGAGATCTGATAAAGAAAGTACAATATATCAATGATTGAAAAGTAATTATAATCTTGTGTATAATTATTAACAGATTTGTCATCACTGTAGCTGTTTGATTCAACTAAAAACTCCCTCCGGGGAAtgtgtttcattattttgttgctaAAGAATGTGGTTTAACTATGACATGCCTTGGCCATGGCCTCTACTGCCCCaggtcttggcattggtgccccatcaaaagtTCCCAATAGACTAAGATTTTCCactgaaagtgccctttgcaaactaAAACAGGCCTTGCCCTCTGAAAGATGAAATTGCAGGCCTGCTGTGTAAGCCAACACTAACACCATGTAGGTTAATCTCTCTTTTGAACAATTGTGGTTCCAAAAAGAACATGTCAATAACCAGGAGACTGATGGATTTCAACTGGGCCTATGGCTTAAGCCCCCttcacacaagagcaatagcAAGGGTCCGTAgttaaattgtagcatggttgtaaaattttacaaaatgtacctcatgtgaaaggacaacaattttaagagtgtccagggtcccatgtaaaatcttgtccaacattgctacattttgtcggaggtccGGACCTACGACAAAATCTTTTACATAACTTTGCAACAGCTTATAATATTTGGCACTAAATGCTAAAAACATAAGCTTAGTACCCGGATCTCAGACAATGTGTCAAATATCACTATTGCGCGC
Above is a window of Asterias rubens chromosome 11, eAstRub1.3, whole genome shotgun sequence DNA encoding:
- the LOC117296818 gene encoding TIP41-like protein, with protein sequence MSGVAASLRSPKTETFNFGPWTITSVKGHILKSDQLERYHQELELPQLPEMVFGDNVLKIENSQGFGIEFNAFDSMKQVDAHNDPIKVAAAQKWQEARSDCEFINKVVKPFDWTYTTDYKGTLLGNLQVSQSEQKIDMEKLKVREKIHFYEEMTLFEDELADNGSASLIVKMRVMQSCFFVLLRFFLRVDDVLVRINDTRIFHEAGESYILREFSTREKGIPELTVVPSLYSNPTELAEHLDITVQQYERIDFPVNNAQT